From Pyrenophora tritici-repentis strain M4 chromosome 1, whole genome shotgun sequence, the proteins below share one genomic window:
- a CDS encoding cyclin — MPYSPNLAAENQAALDHFIQLPVSNDMISYLAQKATQVIRCEPSVNKNLPPTPPASPPQYAASSRDPALPSVEEFITSIVERSHVQTATLMTSLVYLSRLRSRLPPVAKGMRCTVHRIFLASLILAAKNLNDSSPKNKHWARYSAVRGYDNFGFSITEVNLMEKQLLFLLDWDLRINPDDLYYHFEPFLAPIRVWQGRQAEKARLAEKEKELARQQYQLTAENLSRTVHPYASNSSMASYASRAQAHRAHYAPSSRAQSRTPSLSPPTRSSSSSTSSESPISIHDEPSDTVLQRYDADQGANVVYINGPIPYAQKQQHSLPLYDTQPSKKVKTSAGGLFSRMFGQTGAYAGRQTGY; from the coding sequence ATGCCTTACTCACCAAACCTCGCCGCCGAGAACCAGGCCGCTCTCGACCACTTCATCCAACTCCCCGTCTCAAATGACATGATCTCGTACCTTGCGCAAAAGGCCACACAAGTCATCCGCTGCGAACCATCAGTCAACAAGAACCTTCCTCCCACCCCACCGGCCTCGCCTCCTCAGTATGCTGCCTCCAGCCGGGATCCCGCCCTCCCATCAGTAGAAGAGTTCATCACGTCCATTGTCGAGAGGTCACATGTCCAGACCGCAACCCTGATGACTTCGCTCGTATACCTTAGCCGGTTACGGTCTCGTCTTCCTCCTGTCGCCAAGGGTATGCGCTGCACTGTCCACCGCATCTTCCTCGCCTCCCTCATTCTTGCGGCTAAGAACCTCAACGACTCGTCGCCCAAGAACAAGCACTGGGCCCGGTACAGCGCCGTCCGTGGCTATGATAACTTCGGTTTCTCCATCACCGAAGTAAACCTGATGGAGAAGCAGTTGCTTTTCCTCCTCGACTGGGACCTCCGCATCAACCCCGATGACCTCTACTACCACTTTGAGCCTTTCCTGGCTCCCATCCGCGTCTGGCAAGGTCGCCAGGCTGAGAAGGCCAGGCTTGCcgagaaggagaaggagctTGCCCGCCAGCAGTACCAGCTCACCGCCGAGAACCTCTCGCGCACCGTGCATCCGTATGCATCAAACTCTTCCATGGCCTCATATGCATCCCGCGCACAGGCGCACCGTGCACACTACGCACCATCCTCCCGCGCTCAATCACGCACTCCATCGCTATCACCCCCCACCCGAAGCTCCTCTAGCTCCACTTCGTCGGAATCTCCCATCAGCATTCACGACGAGCCCTCCGACACTGTCCTGCAGCGCTACGATGCCGACCAAGGCGCCAATGTTGTATATATCAATGGTCCTATCCCATACGCCCAAAAGCAGCAGCACTCACTCCCGCTCTACGACACTCAGCCTTCCAAGAAGGTCAAGACGTCGGCGGGTGGCCTTTTCAGCAGAATGTTCGGTCAGACCGGTGCCTATGCGGGCCGACAGACCGGCTATTAA
- a CDS encoding Herpes-BLLF1 multi-domain protein: MVRQFTFLPTDRRATGDDGRSMKYSHWGRYNTFYGLSLTTTLSTILLLAQLYEWRVTGQLFALANKFPGSAALVVQLLAASFGLLHLAVICKLFNYALRIRLARVSVSLDVLRTWVFMTLMKVDWDLPLRFFFPVLFTAFLSLVPAALWAGAMTASVSTTVQGGSLLIPSFEDVSLIKEYPMMIGSAGPSLRTQKGFFTYSVGQQQSGQILAAAAEASSGLEPHIHRKPDNTQFSYLGRSYGVGAAVGLMDQSITSNTYAAGYIYEEMGYLANVTCSYNRTSDFTLSGPVNEWIYAASGNLPDSEEGPEYSNYIGHDGKAIVAIGVAFSERSPRRYLSIAAGEAYAFLNNTQCEFDFTPTLFNITVDIGSLNITVTPVKTVPDFNPERNITRTVLRQFELMSNDMTNLYVSLLGEAFNSSIAAYRMSRASQNLSATTEEEGVMHAVSESMISMADTMLVAYASAQLMVGKMSVQKPAEVHIYALKFGQPIYIYAIFTFNLLVICAVAFEAMRTSGWSGLGRFNYLDPRDLIIAASRGGADIASAADDIMERREGRRMKHLWLLSDPDVGNGSLIVNLKGDDDGHVKINVGSRQEGDGAATPDSQYPVDEKSSYFEFGDAMASVPLTPKTPAKIKVGIFGSHLPGQGRG; this comes from the coding sequence ATGGTTCGTCAATTCACTTTTCTGCCTACTGACCGGAGAGCAACTGGAGACGATGGCCGGTCCATGAAATATAGCCATTGGGGACGATATAATACTTTCTACGGACTTTCTCTTACAACAACACTCTCGACGATACTTTTATTGGCTCAGCTCTACGAATGGCGTGTAACCGGACAACTCTTCGCTTTGGCCAACAAGTTTCCGGGTTCCGCTGCGCTTGTCGTTCAACTCCTCGCCGCATCGTTTGGTCTTTTGCATCTTGCCGTCATATGCAAACTATTCAACTATGCACTTCGAATTCGCCTTGCGCGAGTTAGCGTGTCACTGGATGTGTTGCGAACATGGGTGTTTATGACATTGATGAAAGTGGACTGGGACCTACCCCTACGATTCTTCTTTCCGGTTCTCTTCACAGCCTTCCTCAGTCTTGTGCCTGCCGCTCTCTGGGCTGGTGCGATGACAGCATCAGTCTCTACCACAGTGCAGGGCGGTTCGCTTCTGATCCCAAGCTTTGAAGATGTCTCCCTGATCAAGGAGTATCCGATGATGATAGGTAGCGCGGGACCATCTCTGCGCACACAAAAGGGGTTCTTCACCTATTCGGTTGGTCAACAACAGAGTGGACAGATCCTAGCAGCCGCAGCGGAAGCATCTTCTGGATTAGAGCCACATATCCATCGCAAGCCCGACAACACGCAATTCAGTTATCTAGGCCGTTCCTATGGTGTAGGAGCCGCAGTCGGACTAATGGACCAAAGCATCACTTCCAACACCTACGCTGCAGGCTACATCTACGAAGAGATGGGTTACTTGGCAAACGTCACCTGCAGTTACAACCGCACCTCGGACTTTACGCTTTCCGGCCCCGTCAACGAATGGATATACGCCGCATCCGGCAACCTCCCCGACAGCGAAGAAGGACCAGAGTACTCCAACTACATCGGCCACGATGGCAAAGCCATTGTAGCAATCGGTGTCGCATTCAGCGAGCGCTCACCCCGGCGCTACCTCTCCATCGCAGCCGGCGAAGCCTACGCCTTCCTCAACAACACACAATGCGAATTCGACTTCACCCCCACCCTCTTCAACATCACCGTCGACATTGGCAGTCTCAACATCACCGTCACGCCCGTGAAAACAGTACCAGACTTTAATCCAGAGCGAAACATCACACGCACCGTCCTCCGCCAATTCGAGCTCATGTCAAACGACATGACTAACCTGTACGTTTCCCTCCTAGGCGAAGCATTCAACTCCAGCATCGCCGCCTACAGAATGTCGCGCGCGTCTCAGAACCTCAGCGCCACTACCGAGGAAGAAGGCGTCATGCACGCTGTCAGCGAAAGCATGATTTCAATGGCTGATACCATGCTCGTTGCCTACGCCTCCGCACAACTCATGGTCGGCAAGATGAGCGTGCAGAAGCCAGCCGAAGTCCACATCTACGCGTTGAAATTTGGTCAACCGATCTACATCTACGCAATCTTCACTTTCAACCTCCTCGTCATTTGCGCCGTTGCGTTTGAAGCCATGCGCACGAGTGGTTGGTCCGGTCTCGGTCGTTTCAATTATCTCGATCCTCGCGATCTTATCATCGCTGCGTCTAGGGGCGGCGCGGATATCGCGTCTGCGGCGGACGATATCATGGAGCGCAGGGAGGGCAGGCGCATGAAACATCTTTGGCTGCTTTCTGATCCTGATGTTGGTAATGGCTCGTTAATTGTCAACCTAAAGGGCGATGACGACGGGCATGTTAAGATTAATGTGGGGTCGAGACAGGAGGGGGATGGAGCCGCGACCCCGGATTCGCAGTATCCGGTGGATGAGAAGAGTTCGTATTTTGAGTTTGGGGATGCCATGGCTAGTGTGCCGTTGACGCCGAAGACGCCGGCGAAGATCAAGGTGGGTATTTTTGGGTCGCATTTACCGGGGCAGGGTCGAGGTTGA
- a CDS encoding DltE, Short-chain dehydrogenase, translating to MVHHASYVDLSAMSPPVKEVSVQLPKRFDRPDEPWHRYLNVDVIWYVLGYTIFHPFVSWVVVLCLRAQYTPYENPEMRIAMAWAMLMTVTGLFGLISDRIAWGAHREVDLEDEVIVVTGGAEGLGALLAETYGMRSANIAVLDTKKVDDEVAENTGVLYYQCDVSDPKQVEAVAAEICEDLGTPTILINNAGIMHTKSILDSTAEEVERTFRVNTLAHFNTLRTFVPYMLKEGRGTIVTVSSVLGHLGAANLSAYTASKAALLALHQSLRAELAQNPDAKEIKTILVQPGQMGTKMFAGLKTPSNFFAPVVTPAEIGKDIIRLIERGESGEVCLPLYSKYIQILGVLPVGVQHLVRKWSGMDRAMATMTPAQQVTKEKR from the exons ATGGTCCACCACGCTTCCTATGTCGACCTGTCCGCTATGTCTCCCCCAGTGAAGGAAGTGTCCGTACAGCTACCAAAGAGGTTCGATCGTCCCGATGAGCCATGGCACCGTTACCTCAACGTCGACGTCATATGGTACGTCCTCGGATACACCATATTTCACCCATTTGTATCATGGGTCGTGGTGTTGTGCCTCCGCGCGCAGTACACGCCGTATGAGAACCCAGAAATGCGCATTGCCATGGCCTGGGCTATGCTCATGACAGTCACTGGTCTCTTCGGCCTCATCAGCGACCGGATCGCGTGGGGAGCGCATCGCGAGGTAGACCTGGAGGACGAAGTCATTGTAGTAACAGGCGGAGCTGAAGGCCTAGGCGCACTACTGGCAGAGACATATGGCATGCGAAGCGCAAACATTGCTGTTCTGGATACAAAGAAGGTGGACGATGAAGTAGCAGAGAACACTGGAGTGCTGTACTACCAGTGTGATGTGAGCGACCCGAAGCAAGTGGAGGCGGTTGCAGCAGAGATCTGTGAAGAT CTTGGGACTCCGACGATTCTCATCAACAATGCCGGCATAATGCACACCAAGTCGATCCTCGATTCGACTGCTGAAGAAGTGGAGCG CACCTTCCGAGTAAACACGCTGGCCCACTTCAACACCCTACGCACATTCGTCCCGTACATGCTGAAAGAAGGGCGTGGCACCATTGTCACTGTTTCCTCCGTACTAGGCCACCTCGGTGCAGCCAACCTATCCGCATACACAGCCTCCAAGGCCGCGCTTCTTGCGCTACACCAGTCTCTGCGTGCCGAGCTTGCACAGAACCCTGACGCGAAGGAGATCAAGACAATTCTAGTTCAGCCAGGTCAGATGGGTACAAAGATGTTTGCGGGCCTGAAAACTCCAAGCAACTTCTTTGCGCCTGTCGTCACACCTGCTGAGATTGGCAAGGATATCATAAGACTGATTGAGAGAGGCGAGAGCGGTGAAGTCTGTCTACCCCTCTACTCGAAATATATTCAGATACTTGGGGTATTGCCTGTCGGTGTTCAGCATCTTGTCAGGAAATGGAGCGGCATGGATAGGGCGATGGCTACAATGACCCCAGCTCAGCAAGTGACAAAGGAGAAGAGATGA
- a CDS encoding 60S ribosomal protein eL6, with amino-acid sequence MGDQKASKYYPAEEEAIVKKARKTAHPTKYRESLTPGTVLILLSGRFRGKRVVLLRQLEQGVLLITGPFKSNGVPLRRVNHRYVIATSTVVDIAGLDEEVISRVSKDEYWAREKKEGKGEDEFFKDGETPTKKETDPQRIEDQKKVDKALMANIKRTPELESYLGSSFSLRSNERPHEMVF; translated from the exons ATGGGCGACCAGAAGGCTTCCAAGTACTACCCTGCTGAGGAGGAGGCTATTGTGAAGAAG GCCCGCAAGACCGCGCACCCCACCAAATACCGCGAGTCTCTCACCCCAGGCACCGTCCTCATCCTCCTTTCCGGTCGTTTCCGCGGCAAGCGCGTTGTGTTGCTGCGTCAGCTCGAACAAGGCGTTCTTCTCATCACCGGCCCCTTCAAGTCCAACGGTGTGCCACTCCGCCGCGTCAACCACCGCTACGTCATCGCTACTTCCACCGTTGTCGATATCGCAGGTCTGGATGAGGAGGTCATTTCGCGCGTGAGCAAGGACGAGTACTGGGCTCGTGAGAAGAAGGAGGGAAAGGGCGAGGATGAGTTCTTCAAGGACGGCGAGACACCCACAAAGAAGGAGACGGATCCCCAGCGGATAGAAGACCAGAAGAAGGTGGACAAGGCGCTCATGGCAAACATCAAGAGGACGCCTGAGCTCGAGTCATACCTCGGCTCCAGCTTCAGTCTGCGTAGCAACGAGAGGCCGCACGAGATGGTCTTTTAA
- a CDS encoding Amelogenin multi-domain protein, with product MGGLNPAAEPFKHSDYEVYGSESGAREFYPAARLPVVEPEGYVGYCVQEPPVDHDAYTYDQHQMDFWMDDSLLMGQYFEPEKHQTLSYYDISGPYLAFNDVQAPVYRHTTEVHEPEKATHTFNAKAPAFTPTKLSKLNPTAPNFLLSRLAIFDPPSGNLQARPRKCMLVLPNACEENITDDLSMLKIPQDGQVGRFTMETTYKFNKGFHHNDVVLGAIYDEVIALRKKDISFFTIKLEVNPVNDAPPLWPPGRNLFDVKAYYFESKEKYGEKKDMLWVTILPHGSPPNADTIHVFETKKQKWVVLGEWLRACYCFGIRLPKQSRLKLRPDLVGWPGYSTHFKWWKYVGSSHRFETLPSELRTKIYEYALGGELYPLGSSRIPQITLGLGYQPSLFKFGTDIWEVMSRMDKFDRHVPEDRPSVYEPQVSMLALNKTIRGEVIHTAWMLMRSCFFNRGLFESAINAPPGAAEPYKYLGKIELNFTNYGYFGFFGVTVGTNRLHITASSSLGPRLQALENLHDLHLRFRTPSDGYSGSALYNLMHNTDDRLDLYDRHYSLDLKGDCQRTVVDWICTFAYPFLIDKCKQGKLKVALTGAVKTDTKEKWEAIFKDKREHDQAAAMADILNKPRNELQVCLFQ from the coding sequence ATGGGTGGTCTCAACCCCGCTGCGGAGCCTTTCAAGCATAGCGACTACGAGGTGTATGGATCTGAATCTGGCGCGAGGGAATTCTACCCTGCGGCGCGACTGCCAGTTGTTGAGCCGGAAGGGTATGTGGGATATTGTGTCCAAGAACCGCCTGTGGACCACGATGCTTACACATACGACCAACATCAAATGGATTTCTGGATGGATGATTCACTACTGATGGGGCAATATTTTGAGCCTGAGAAGCATCAAACTCTCAGCTACTACGATATCTCTGGCCCCTACCTCGCCTTCAACGATGTCCAAGCACCCGTCTACCGCCACACCACCGAAGTCCATGAACCGGAAAAGGCCACACATACCTTTAACGCCAAAGCCCCGGCTTTCACCCCTACCAAGCTCTCAAAGCTCAACCCCACAGCCCCCAACTTCCTCCTCAGCCGCCTCGCCATTTTCGACCCTCCCTCCGGCAACCTCCAGGCCCGTCCCAGAAAATGCATGCTCGTCCTCCCCAACGCGTGCGAAGAGAACATTACAGACGACCTCTCTATGCTGAAGATCCCCCAAGACGGCCAAGTCGGCCGCTTCACCATGGAAACAACCTACAAGTTTAACAAAGGCTTCCACCACAACGACGTCGTGCTAGGCGCCATTTACGACGAGGTGATCGCGCTGCGGAAGAAGGATATCAGCTTCTTCACTATCAAGCTCGAGGTGAACCCTGTAAACGACGCGCCTCCGCTTTGGCCGCCGGGACGCAATCTGTTCGACGTCAAGGCGTATTACTTTGAGTCCAAGGAGAAGTATGGTGAGAAGAAGGATATGCTTTGGGTTACCATTTTGCCTCATGGATCGCCGCCGAACGCCGACACTATTCATGTCTTTGAGACTAAGAAGCAGAAGTGGGTCGTTCTTGGGGAGTGGCTGCGTGCCTGCTATTGTTTTGGCATTCGTCTTCCAAAGCAGTCGCGTTTGAAGCTGCGGCCGGACTTGGTTGGTTGGCCGGGGTATAGCACGCATTTCAAGTGGTGGAAGTATGTGGGTAGTTCCCACCGCTTTGAGACTTTGCCTAGCGAGCTTCGTACGAAGATTTATGAGTATGCTCTGGGTGGTGAACTCTACCCCTTGGGTTCGTCAAGGATACCTCAAATTACCCTAGGTTTGGGTTATCAACCTTCCTTGTTCAAGTTCGGGACCGATATCTGGGAAGTCATGAGCCGTATGGACAAGTTCGATCGACATGTACCAGAAGATCGGCCTTCTGTGTACGAACCGCAGGTATCAATGCTTGCTCTCAATAAGACGATACGTGGTGAAGTAATTCACACAGCATGGATGCTCATGCGTAGCTGCTTCTTCAATCGAGGCCTCTTTGAGAGTGCAATCAATGCACCGCCGGGTGCTGCAGAGCCGTACAAGTACCTTGGCAAAATTGAGCTGAACTTTACAAACTATGGGTATTTCGGTTTCTTTGGGGTTACCGTGGGGACGAATCGCCTGCATATCACGGCCTCATCGTCCCTTGGCCCGCGTCTGCAGGCGTTGGAGAATCTGCACGATCTGCATCTTCGCTTCCGCACGCCCTCTGATGGATACAGTGGTAGCGCCTTGTACAATCTCATGCATAACACGGATGATAGACTTGATCTGTATGACAGGCATTATAGCCTTGATCTAAAGGGCGACTGTCAGCGTACGGTGGTTGATTGGATATGCACATTCGCCTATCCCTTCCTAATCGACAAGTGCAAGCAAGGAAAGTTGAAGGTCGCACTTACCGGCGCTGTCAAGACAGACACGAAAGAAAAGTGGGAGGCGATCTTCAAGGACAAGCGCGAGCATGACCAGGCAGCAGCTATGGCCGACATTTTGAACAAACCGAGGAACGAACTGCAAGTCTGCCTTTTTCAATAG
- a CDS encoding FAP domain containing protein, whose protein sequence is MTTQTSRTCVLPEGLRYYLLRQNDVRGSVIVPLVPADQLPFLLHGVPRELTHRQMSDQGWKFLSETNEAPMLLSVQAPQPTATPRYLAPDHHVRAVPQPAIAGKTRIDPLPHPTPGPESVREDRQDSGLGLSEHPSSLIDKLASIYPKDAQRLGYRASNSSGAEPDPFKKEFTKPWPSGIEPDSSKKEYCTHWIRTGECSFTAVGCKFKHEMPGIEKLHELGFRSIPQWWKEKSAIGARAPTWMQRRLAGNDDADRAAEARDFPDPSTLFRKMTPKERVSIMRNEEPKHQESHSFLKRIDSVMSPETPSAPVSAARRDSQMSNLLIDLDETPAPLPSPQLSQATMTSNDSSDDESLPARPIPSSDLNPKHSPRIGRRPADKNEQKQKLKPCPPAFAPHRRRSSLSIYDSSRKTTITTIAAEPTTKAPAPTQQPRAPITTIRRTDPAPTKLSGLSASKYNCIPALDHSCTAREQPPRPKVHRGKYNKLKGGKHGKLSAAV, encoded by the coding sequence ATGACCACTCAAACCAGCAGGACTTGCGTGCTTCCTGAAGGCTTGCGCTATTACCTTCTACGCCAGAACGATGTGCGCGGTAGTGTAATCGTCCCTCTCGTACCCGCAGATCAGCTACCGTTCCTTCTTCACGGGGTTCCGCGCGAGCTGACACACCGTCAAATGTCAGACCAAGGCTGGAAGTTCCTTTCCGAGACCAACGAGGCTCCTATGCTGCTCTCGGTACAGGCACCTCAGCCAACCGCAACCCCCCGATACCTGGCACCGGACCACCATGTGCGCGCCGTACCGCAACCCGCAATCGCGGGGAAAACTCGTATTGACCCATTGCCCCATCCGACACCTGGTCCCGAGAGTGTGCGAGAAGACCGGCAAGACTCAGGTCTGGGTCTTTCTGAACATCCTTCATCCCTGATCGACAAGCTCGCGTCTATCTACCCGAAAGATGCGCAGCGTCTGGGATACCGTGCCTCGAACTCCTCCGGCGCTGAGCCCGACCCATTCAAGAAAGAGTTCACTAAACCGTGGCCTTCCGGCATTGAGCCAGACTCTTCGAAGAAGGAGTACTGCACACATTGGATAAGGACAGGCGAATGTAGCTTTACAGCCGTGGGTTGCAAGTTCAAGCATGAGATGCCGGGCATTGAGAAGCTTCATGAGCTAGGCTTCAGAAGCATTCCGCAGTGGTGGAAAGAGAAGTCTGCCATCGGCGCGAGGGCCCCCACTTGGATGCAGCGAAGGCTCGCAGGTAACGATGATGCAGACCGCGCTGCCGAGGCGCGTGACTTTCCCGATCCTTCGACGTTGTTCAGGAAGATGACACCCAAAGAGCGTGTGTCTATCATGAGAAACGAAGAGCCGAAACACCAGGAGTCACACAGCTTTCTTAAGCGCATCGATTCTGTAATGTCGCCTGAGACTCCTTCAGCACCTGTATCGGCCGCACGACGTGATAGCCAGATGTCGAATCTGCTCATCGACCTTGACGAGACACCCGCGCCCCTGCCTAGCCCACAGCTGAGCCAGGCCACGATGACTAGCAATGACTCTAGCGATGACGAGTCCCTACCCGCTCGACCCATCCCATCCAGCGACTTGAATCCCAAGCACTCCCCGCGCATCGGGCGCCGTCCTGCAGACAAGAACGAACAAAAGCAGAAACTCAAACCATGCCCACCCGCATTCGCCCCGCACCGCCGTCGCTCCTCTCTCTCCATATACGATTCCAGCCGCAAGACTACCATCACCACCATCGCCGCCGAACCCACCACCAAAGCCCCCGCTCCGACCCAGCAACCCCGCGCTCCGATAACTACCATCCGACGCACCGACCCCGCACCCACGAAACTCTCTGGTCTCTCAGCTTCCAAGTATAACTGCATCCCCGCTCTTGACCACAGCTGTACCGCTCGCGAGCAACCCCCTCGGCCCAAGGTGCACCGCGGCAAATACAATAAGCTCAAGGGAGGGAAACATGGCAAGTTGTCGGCTGCTGTATAG
- a CDS encoding Zn-ribbon nucleic acid-binding protein: protein MTDFNETRSPLTNENVQNWARANFAAPFRALPRAARLHWIEFDESFTISRAIWRSLGRSTHKQLLVIGGYAPGPAGDDDEPTDRVTAHVHEDEAEVSFYRIAELDDGSNELQPVNSTSTVAFHAPFCDVGDDMGGSKAIHRVSALILYYFLAAGHVKELCRTRADPTMFTRNFRDACLWVQNEGERPLLPPSRKSEPTTPLQPDSPAVRPKRSSTVSLTSRVINEDIGAPPIKRAATDSINVKIKRERDEDYPGIPSGIRPKKHPRRTLSEQIIVPSKLSEITASHSSIMSPRSPAPERVNRALTDRINHLKDENAVLKASVNGLETEKTDLQHRMAKESHAYRGLQIESDALKKESEAMKREMNAMKERLESVETSGEKLRVEVERLTTVEEASKELRKELRNEVEGLRGRVERSEKEAEHAKEELLAVRRGLTKELGDAVKKWGA from the exons ATGACCGACTTCAATGAGACAAGATCACCCCTCACAAACGAGAATGTGCAGAATTGGGCTCGCGCCAATTTCGCTGCGCCTTTTCGCGCGTTACCGCGCGCCGCAAGGCTCCATTGGATCGAGTTTGATGAGAGCTTCACTATCAGCAGAGCCATCTGGCGGTCGCTTGGCCGCTCCACCCACAAACAATTACTCGTCATCGGCGGTTATGCACCAGGACCCGCGGGAGACGACGACGAACCGACTGATCGTGTGACGGCCCACGTTCACgaagatgaagccgaggTCAGCTTCTACCGAATCGCCGAATTGGACGATGGCAGCAATGAGCTGCAGCCCGTGAATAGTACGAGTACCGTTGCTTTCCATGCGCCTTTTTGTGATGTCGGTGATGACATGGGCGGTTCAAAAGCTATACATCGCGTCTCAGCTCTGATTCTTTATTATTTCCTGGCTGCGGGACACGTGAAAGAGTTATGTCGGACAAGAGCAGACCCCACCATGTTTACCAGGAATTTTCGGGATGCCTGTCTATGGGTCCAGAATGAAGGAGAACGCCCATTATTACCACCATCGAGGAAATCCGAGCCTACTACTCCGCTCCAGCCAGATAGTCCAGCTGTTCGGCCAAAACGTTCGTCTACCGTCT CATTAACATCCCGGGTCATCAACGAAGATATCGGGGCTCCGCCTATCAAACGCGCAGCAACAGATAGTATTAACGTCAAAATTAAACGCGAACGCGACGAAGATTACCCCGGCATTCCATCTGGTATCCGTCCAAAGAAGCATCCCCGCCGTACCCTCAGCGAGCAAATCATCGTACCATCAAAACTTTCCGAAATAACAGCATCACATTCGTCCATTATGAGTCCACGGAGCCCCGCACCAGAACGCGTAAATCGCGCGCTAACCGACCGCATCAACCACCTCAAAGACGAAAACGCCGTACTAAAAGCTTCGGTAAACGGCCTCGAAACCGAAAAGACGGACCTCCAGCACCGTATGGCTAAAGAATCACATGCCTACCGTGGCCTGCAAATCGAATCCGACGCGTTGAAGAAGGAATCAGAGGCCATGAAGCGCGAAATGAATGCAATGAAAGAGCGGTTAGAATCTGTGGAAACTTCGGGCGAAAAATTACGCGTTGAAGTTGAGAGGTTAACGACCGTGGAGGAGGCATCGAAGGAATTAAGGAAAGAATTAAGAAATGAGGTCGAGGGGCTACGTGGGAGAGTGGAACGTAGTGAGAAGGAGGCGGAACACGCGAAAGAGGAATTGTTGGCTGTGAGACGGGGGCTGACGAAAGAGCTGGGTGATGCTGTCAAGAAGTGGGGTGCTTGA